A window of Fictibacillus halophilus contains these coding sequences:
- a CDS encoding VOC family protein, with amino-acid sequence MSPIHEETHIGSVSLKVKNLEKLVHFYTETIGLQILTKRKTSVELTADGITPLIILESNPELHQRPMKSAGLYHLALLVPTRKDLANVLYHFIETNTQLLGASNHKFSEAIYLQDPENNGIEIYRDVDREDWVRDERGKLPAVSEPLDVQSLLAERDSKSWSRLPENTVMGHVHLNVIHIGEAENFYMNVLGFEEQTRMGNHALFISAGGYHHHIAVNIWNGRDAVSNQEDVTGLLHYEIIVPSRLEVEKVLSALEREKVPYHIESENILLKDPSGNGIVIKARKP; translated from the coding sequence ATGAGCCCCATTCATGAAGAAACTCATATTGGAAGTGTGTCTTTAAAAGTAAAAAATTTGGAGAAACTTGTTCACTTCTATACTGAAACAATTGGTCTACAGATTTTAACAAAACGAAAAACTAGCGTGGAATTAACTGCAGATGGCATAACGCCACTTATCATATTAGAAAGTAATCCTGAGCTTCATCAACGACCAATGAAAAGTGCAGGTCTATATCACTTAGCGTTGCTTGTCCCAACTAGAAAAGATCTTGCAAATGTTCTTTACCATTTTATTGAAACAAATACACAACTGTTAGGAGCATCTAATCATAAGTTTAGTGAAGCGATCTATTTACAAGATCCCGAAAACAATGGAATTGAAATTTATAGAGATGTTGACCGTGAAGATTGGGTACGAGATGAAAGAGGAAAATTACCAGCCGTCAGCGAACCTTTAGATGTACAAAGTCTTTTAGCAGAGAGAGATTCAAAGTCTTGGAGTCGTCTGCCAGAAAACACGGTCATGGGACATGTGCATCTGAATGTAATCCATATAGGTGAAGCTGAAAATTTCTACATGAACGTATTAGGTTTCGAAGAACAGACGAGGATGGGGAACCACGCCTTATTTATCTCCGCAGGAGGATATCATCATCATATCGCGGTCAATATTTGGAACGGCCGCGATGCAGTATCCAACCAAGAGGATGTTACAGGTCTTCTTCATTATGAAATTATCGTTCCATCGAGGTTGGAGGTCGAAAAAGTTTTAAGTGCTCTAGAACGTGAGAAAGTTCCATATCATATAGAATCGGAAAATATTTTGTTAAAAGACCCTTCAGGTAACGGAATCGTGATTAAAGCCCGCAAGCCCTAA
- the moaA gene encoding GTP 3',8-cyclase MoaA produces MNKSNGITDRLHRPLQDLRISVTDQCNFRCTYCMPKEIFGPDYPFLTPTELLSFDEIVRIASQFARAGVEKIRITGGEPLLRKNLPDLLKRLRAIEGIRDIALTTNGVLLPKMAVFLKQAGMDRVTVSLDTLDDDLFGYINGRGVGVSPVLKGMEAAHEAGLAVKINMMVKKEINDKAILPMARYFKNTPFVLRFIEYMDVGTSNGWNWDEVVSKNEILNMIDSEMPLKPVDRKYYGEVAKRYQYADGQGEIGIISSISDTFCSTCTRARLSADGKVYTCLFTGKGTDLKEFVREGASDEDLYNRIVQIWRNRSDRYSDERKEQGMSERKKIEMSYIGG; encoded by the coding sequence ATGAATAAAAGTAATGGAATCACTGATCGTTTGCATCGACCGCTTCAGGATTTGCGGATCTCGGTAACCGATCAATGTAATTTTCGGTGTACCTATTGTATGCCTAAAGAAATTTTCGGACCAGATTACCCATTCTTAACTCCGACTGAGCTATTATCGTTCGATGAGATTGTTCGTATTGCCTCACAGTTTGCAAGAGCAGGCGTGGAGAAGATTCGGATTACTGGCGGGGAACCCCTACTTCGAAAAAATCTGCCTGACCTGTTGAAACGTCTTCGAGCCATTGAAGGAATTCGAGATATTGCATTAACGACTAACGGCGTGCTTCTTCCAAAGATGGCTGTTTTTTTAAAGCAGGCAGGAATGGACAGAGTAACGGTGAGTTTGGATACGCTTGACGACGATTTGTTTGGCTATATAAACGGGCGTGGTGTAGGTGTATCACCTGTATTAAAAGGAATGGAAGCCGCACATGAAGCCGGTCTTGCGGTCAAAATAAATATGATGGTGAAAAAGGAGATTAACGATAAAGCGATTCTCCCGATGGCTCGTTATTTTAAAAATACCCCATTTGTATTGCGTTTTATCGAGTATATGGATGTAGGCACCTCAAACGGTTGGAATTGGGATGAAGTCGTATCAAAGAATGAAATCCTAAACATGATTGATTCAGAGATGCCGTTAAAACCAGTTGATCGAAAGTATTATGGAGAAGTTGCAAAACGATACCAATATGCTGATGGTCAAGGTGAGATTGGGATTATTTCTTCGATCAGTGATACGTTTTGTTCGACTTGTACAAGAGCAAGATTGTCTGCAGACGGAAAAGTATACACGTGCCTTTTTACAGGGAAAGGGACTGATCTAAAAGAATTTGTTCGAGAAGGCGCTTCTGACGAGGATCTTTACAATCGAATTGTTCAAATATGGCGAAATCGTTCTGACCGTTATTCAGATGAAAGAAAAGAACAGGGAATGAGTGAAAGAAAAAAAATAGAAATGTCCTATATTGGAGGCTGA
- a CDS encoding cold-shock protein, protein MEQGKVKWFNAEKGFGFIEREGGDDVFVHFSAIQADGFKSLDEGQDVTFEVEQGQRGPQATNVRKA, encoded by the coding sequence ATGGAACAAGGTAAGGTTAAATGGTTTAACGCAGAAAAAGGTTTCGGATTCATCGAGCGCGAAGGTGGAGACGATGTATTCGTACACTTCTCAGCTATCCAAGCTGACGGTTTCAAATCTTTAGACGAAGGTCAAGACGTAACGTTCGAAGTTGAACAAGGACAACGCGGACCTCAAGCTACTAACGTACGTAAAGCATAA
- a CDS encoding STAS domain-containing protein, producing the protein MDLQTKQIQDQIEIGTRISENAPQIAEKIMINIQNSNAYVSLQQNAPMNAYEELQQSILFIRLIGDAVSGKVSDSRKTIFEWGENIGMLAVHSGQPLDTTLESTSFYREVIWDFIKEEGSLQSMSLESVLHISTTINPMIDFAVQAFSKSYVNNYREMTKQFHLSLQELSVPVVPLFPGVAVLPVVGDIDTNRAKLLIESTLQQCLDHEITSLVIDLSGVSYIDTMVAHRLFQLVSTLKLLGVKTTLTGLSPEIAQTSVSLNLDFDEITLKGNLLQALADFGYGKLDNTSKSHKKNRL; encoded by the coding sequence ATGGATCTTCAAACGAAGCAGATACAAGATCAGATTGAAATCGGTACACGAATTTCTGAAAATGCACCTCAAATTGCAGAGAAGATCATGATTAACATACAAAATAGCAATGCATATGTTTCTCTTCAACAAAATGCTCCTATGAATGCGTACGAGGAACTTCAACAATCTATATTATTCATTCGTTTAATTGGTGATGCTGTTTCTGGAAAGGTTTCAGATTCTAGAAAAACGATTTTCGAGTGGGGAGAAAACATCGGCATGCTTGCCGTTCATTCTGGCCAGCCGCTCGATACGACACTTGAGAGTACATCTTTTTATCGCGAAGTTATATGGGATTTTATAAAAGAAGAAGGTTCGCTGCAATCGATGTCTTTGGAGTCAGTATTGCATATTTCAACGACGATCAATCCGATGATTGATTTCGCAGTACAAGCATTCAGTAAGTCATATGTGAATAATTACAGAGAAATGACGAAACAATTCCATCTCTCCCTTCAAGAACTATCCGTTCCTGTTGTGCCTCTTTTTCCAGGAGTAGCCGTTCTGCCTGTAGTCGGTGATATCGATACGAACCGCGCTAAGCTCTTAATTGAATCGACACTGCAGCAGTGCCTGGATCATGAAATTACTTCCCTAGTCATCGATTTATCGGGTGTCAGTTACATCGATACGATGGTTGCTCACCGTCTCTTCCAGCTTGTTTCTACATTAAAACTATTAGGCGTCAAAACTACTTTAACAGGATTAAGCCCGGAGATTGCACAAACATCTGTAAGCTTAAATTTAGATTTTGATGAGATTACGTTAAAAGGGAACCTGCTTCAAGCACTTGCTGACTTCGGGTACGGTAAATTGGATAATACAAGTAAATCCCATAAAAAGAACAGACTCTAA
- a CDS encoding methanogen output domain 1-containing protein encodes MNLSKGELNGHTFLAKLITQYAHIHKKSIGPAAERYIEQLGLRTGEWIERFYDNPLDWTVDHYVHVIVDLKNSIGGHFEIVSVKPDHVIVRAKECPFGEFVKDAPHLCKMTSSVFGGIAARKFGYGKVSLRQRIALGSPNCEVAIYFQPDDREPGDVYQDIPVTPENGDPFSWEEETISMLNNELKKCDDMVESLLKELDELKRSNS; translated from the coding sequence ATGAACCTTTCAAAAGGTGAATTGAATGGACACACTTTTTTAGCAAAACTCATTACTCAATATGCCCACATTCATAAAAAATCAATTGGTCCCGCTGCCGAAAGATATATCGAGCAGCTCGGTCTGCGTACTGGTGAATGGATTGAGAGGTTTTATGATAATCCATTGGACTGGACGGTTGATCATTACGTTCACGTCATAGTGGATTTGAAAAATTCCATCGGCGGGCATTTTGAGATTGTCAGTGTAAAGCCTGACCATGTAATAGTTCGTGCAAAAGAGTGTCCTTTCGGGGAATTTGTTAAGGATGCACCGCACTTATGCAAAATGACATCCAGTGTATTTGGAGGAATAGCAGCACGAAAATTTGGTTATGGAAAAGTTTCATTGCGTCAAAGGATAGCATTAGGTAGTCCTAACTGTGAAGTAGCGATTTATTTTCAGCCAGATGACCGAGAACCAGGGGATGTTTATCAAGACATTCCAGTCACACCTGAAAACGGTGATCCCTTTTCTTGGGAAGAAGAAACCATTAGCATGCTCAATAATGAGCTGAAAAAATGTGATGATATGGTGGAGTCACTTTTAAAAGAACTAGATGAGTTGAAACGTTCAAACTCCTAA
- a CDS encoding amino acid permease — protein MSIFRKKSIADLVAASKTGTTLNKELGTWDLTMLGIGAIIGTGIFVLTGTGALTAGPALIVSFIIAGLACLFAALSYAEFASTVPVSGSVYTYTYATMGEFLAWIIGWDLILEYLLAVSAVSVGWSGYFQSLLKGFGINIPTSLTAAPGAVENVTTYFNLPAFLIVMLITFLLSVGVKQSKRVNNIMVVIKVAVVILFIVVGVGYVKPDNWTPFTPFGFDGIFAAAALVFFAFIGFDAIASAAEETKNPNRDLPKGIMYSLLICTILYVIVTGIMTGVVPFADFKGNEDHPISLVLQVAGQNWVAGIIDVGAILGMTTVMLVMLYGQTRVSYAMSRDGLLPKFFRTVHTKYRTPYGSTWFFGIVAGLMGALIPLDELAKLVNIGTLSAFILVSVAVLVLRKTQPDLPRAFRCPGVPFIPILAILFCGFLMIQLDQDTWIRFIIWLGIGAALYFLYSKKHSHLNK, from the coding sequence ATGAGTATCTTTAGAAAGAAAAGCATTGCAGATTTAGTAGCAGCTTCAAAAACAGGTACGACACTAAACAAAGAGCTGGGCACTTGGGATCTTACGATGTTAGGAATAGGTGCCATTATTGGAACAGGTATCTTTGTTCTAACAGGAACTGGAGCACTCACAGCAGGGCCAGCACTTATTGTTTCATTTATTATCGCAGGATTAGCATGTTTATTTGCAGCACTTTCGTATGCAGAGTTCGCATCTACAGTACCTGTATCAGGATCTGTATATACCTACACATATGCGACAATGGGTGAATTTCTCGCATGGATTATTGGATGGGATCTAATTTTAGAATACTTGCTAGCTGTTAGTGCGGTATCAGTAGGCTGGTCAGGGTATTTTCAGTCACTATTGAAAGGCTTTGGCATCAACATACCAACTTCTTTAACTGCTGCACCAGGTGCGGTTGAGAACGTAACAACGTATTTTAATCTTCCTGCATTTTTAATTGTTATGTTAATTACTTTCTTACTTTCCGTAGGTGTAAAACAATCTAAACGTGTAAACAACATCATGGTTGTTATTAAAGTTGCTGTTGTTATTCTATTCATCGTTGTAGGAGTTGGATATGTTAAACCAGACAACTGGACACCGTTCACACCATTCGGCTTTGATGGAATCTTTGCAGCAGCAGCACTAGTATTCTTTGCTTTTATCGGATTTGATGCCATTGCATCAGCTGCTGAAGAAACGAAGAATCCTAATCGTGATCTGCCTAAAGGTATCATGTATTCTTTATTAATCTGTACGATTCTTTATGTGATTGTAACGGGAATTATGACCGGCGTTGTTCCTTTTGCAGATTTTAAAGGAAACGAGGATCATCCGATTTCACTCGTCCTTCAAGTTGCTGGCCAAAACTGGGTAGCAGGTATTATCGATGTTGGGGCTATTTTGGGGATGACAACAGTTATGCTCGTTATGCTATACGGCCAAACACGTGTATCTTATGCAATGAGCCGTGATGGACTGTTACCAAAGTTCTTTAGAACGGTTCATACTAAATATCGCACACCATACGGTTCAACTTGGTTCTTTGGGATAGTTGCAGGTTTAATGGGTGCCCTGATTCCGTTAGATGAACTTGCTAAACTAGTAAACATCGGGACACTTTCAGCATTTATATTAGTATCAGTAGCTGTTCTTGTACTTCGAAAAACGCAGCCGGACTTACCACGTGCGTTCCGTTGTCCAGGAGTACCGTTTATTCCAATTCTGGCAATTCTGTTCTGTGGCTTTTTGATGATTCAGCTTGATCAGGACACTTGGATTCGATTTATCATCTGGTTAGGTATAGGAGCAGCTCTTTATTTCTTATATTCTAAAAAACATTCACATTTAAATAAATAA
- a CDS encoding LysR family transcriptional regulator, producing MNLEQMKYIVEVAKESSITKAADKLHLSPSAISQSITQLEKEFGVTIFTRSRQGTIPTTDGKFIVSKAYEILKKMQELHEELADKQHAKKHVLRVGCAPALMYIVYDAFLLFHEQFPETNVMIREIDQDHILEEMKNGHIDIGLSPFTDYEVSNLQHEKGVGYELLYTGHVCVCAGKKSSLYYKDFLTPDELSDEKLVIYNSKGGITFNDKYVKNEQILFSSNNIEVMRSAILDGHAFSFVFNFTFKNNADVKNGNLAIIPFKQPDLIYQDFWTLYPLTKGLSIEAKEFKEKVKHLLDQ from the coding sequence ATGAACTTAGAACAAATGAAATATATTGTAGAAGTGGCCAAAGAAAGCTCCATTACGAAGGCGGCAGACAAACTACACCTATCTCCTTCAGCAATATCACAATCGATTACCCAGCTCGAAAAAGAGTTTGGCGTTACCATTTTCACTCGATCTAGACAAGGTACGATTCCTACTACAGATGGTAAATTTATCGTATCAAAAGCTTATGAGATTCTTAAGAAGATGCAAGAGCTTCATGAAGAATTAGCGGATAAACAACATGCTAAAAAACATGTATTAAGGGTGGGATGTGCACCGGCACTCATGTACATCGTGTATGATGCCTTCTTATTGTTTCATGAGCAATTCCCTGAAACGAACGTAATGATTCGTGAGATCGATCAAGATCATATATTAGAGGAAATGAAGAACGGACATATTGACATTGGTTTAAGCCCGTTTACGGATTATGAGGTATCCAACCTTCAGCATGAAAAAGGAGTAGGCTATGAACTTTTGTATACAGGACACGTTTGTGTTTGTGCAGGCAAGAAATCTTCCTTGTACTACAAAGATTTTCTTACGCCAGATGAGTTAAGTGATGAAAAACTAGTGATCTATAATTCTAAAGGCGGTATCACATTTAATGATAAGTACGTAAAGAACGAACAAATCTTGTTCTCATCGAATAATATTGAAGTCATGCGTTCGGCCATTTTGGATGGGCATGCTTTTTCCTTTGTTTTTAATTTTACGTTCAAAAACAATGCGGATGTAAAAAACGGCAATTTAGCCATTATCCCATTCAAGCAACCTGACTTGATCTACCAAGATTTCTGGACACTGTATCCTTTAACAAAAGGACTATCCATAGAAGCGAAAGAATTTAAAGAAAAAGTTAAGCATCTTTTAGATCAGTAA
- a CDS encoding aspartyl-phosphate phosphatase Spo0E family protein produces MDVDLSILLQEIKICRQEMYDLKPSSNDFSDADLVKQSQKLDKLIYLYQKKIMEDPTVK; encoded by the coding sequence ATGGATGTGGATCTGAGTATATTATTGCAAGAAATTAAAATCTGTCGTCAAGAAATGTATGATCTTAAACCAAGCTCCAATGATTTTTCAGATGCTGATCTCGTTAAACAGAGTCAGAAGCTGGACAAACTGATCTATCTTTATCAAAAAAAAATAATGGAGGATCCAACTGTTAAATAG
- a CDS encoding spore germination protein, giving the protein MKKEESPHTDYSLLSNSLSSNLEQIQTTLGPTPDLKVLRYEIRSEHLIILYMADLVDSDKLQNILKSIKYIRYAPPVDLPLFEQMYSDIYLIAQTAKLSKMNDVINHLLNGKTIILMDSVSEGFSVDTYGGKVRAIEEPQTESLIRGPKVSFTEEIGVNIAMIRRQITDKSLKVESFVIGERGKKKVALLYIGDVINPAIVEEARHRLQHISIDAPIDSGIIEQSIEDNFMSPFPQFISTERPDKVALSLLQGRLAIIPDQTANALIAPISILDTVQSPEDYYERWHIGSLLRMLRAFAVFISLFLPSFYIALVSFHQGLIPSRLAFSIAASREGVPFPAFVEALMMAITMELLREAGLRLPKPIGQTIGIVGGIVIGEAAVQAGIVSTVMVIVIAITAIASFTLPVYSMGVTYRILLFSFIFAAGMMGLYGISLAFIVLVIHIVNLTSLGIPYAAPLAPIFINDWKELFVRLPISFIKKRPVFLDPVDEVRSEKEE; this is encoded by the coding sequence TTGAAAAAAGAGGAAAGTCCACATACAGACTACTCCCTATTAAGTAATAGTCTTTCTAGTAATCTGGAACAGATCCAAACCACGCTCGGTCCAACACCTGATTTAAAAGTTTTACGCTATGAAATCAGAAGTGAACACTTAATCATTTTGTATATGGCTGACCTAGTTGATTCAGATAAGCTGCAGAACATACTAAAATCAATCAAATATATAAGATACGCACCACCTGTCGATTTGCCACTATTTGAGCAAATGTATTCAGATATCTATCTCATCGCTCAAACCGCTAAATTATCAAAAATGAATGATGTGATCAACCACCTATTAAACGGCAAAACCATTATCTTAATGGATTCCGTAAGCGAAGGCTTTAGTGTGGATACGTATGGCGGTAAAGTTCGAGCTATCGAGGAACCACAAACTGAATCTCTTATTCGTGGACCTAAAGTAAGTTTTACAGAAGAGATCGGTGTCAATATTGCAATGATTCGTAGACAAATCACAGATAAAAGCTTGAAGGTAGAAAGCTTTGTGATTGGTGAACGAGGAAAGAAAAAAGTAGCTTTGTTATATATTGGAGATGTAATCAATCCTGCAATTGTAGAAGAAGCAAGACATCGTCTACAACATATAAGTATTGATGCACCTATCGATTCTGGAATTATCGAACAATCGATAGAAGACAACTTTATGTCTCCCTTTCCGCAATTTATTAGTACGGAGCGTCCTGATAAAGTTGCACTCTCTCTTTTGCAAGGAAGATTAGCGATCATTCCTGACCAGACCGCAAACGCACTGATCGCACCCATTTCAATCCTGGATACGGTTCAGTCACCTGAAGATTATTATGAAAGATGGCACATCGGGTCACTGCTACGCATGCTTCGTGCATTCGCCGTTTTTATCTCATTATTTCTTCCATCCTTTTATATAGCCCTTGTTTCTTTTCATCAAGGCTTAATTCCGTCACGTCTTGCTTTTTCAATAGCCGCTTCGCGTGAAGGGGTTCCTTTTCCAGCATTTGTTGAAGCTCTGATGATGGCCATCACGATGGAACTTCTACGGGAAGCAGGACTGCGCCTTCCGAAACCCATCGGACAAACGATCGGTATCGTAGGAGGAATCGTAATTGGAGAAGCTGCTGTTCAAGCTGGAATTGTTAGCACAGTCATGGTCATCGTAATTGCTATCACAGCGATCGCTTCTTTTACATTGCCGGTCTATAGCATGGGTGTAACTTATAGAATTCTCTTGTTCAGCTTCATTTTTGCTGCTGGCATGATGGGACTCTATGGAATCTCACTCGCTTTTATCGTACTTGTCATCCATATAGTCAATCTGACCAGTCTAGGTATTCCTTACGCTGCACCTCTTGCACCTATCTTTATCAACGACTGGAAAGAGCTATTCGTACGCTTGCCCATCTCATTTATTAAAAAAAGACCTGTTTTCTTAGATCCTGTAGATGAAGTCCGTTCAGAGAAAGAGGAATAA
- a CDS encoding GerAB/ArcD/ProY family transporter, with amino-acid sequence MSKVKYTDRSISAKELMYAVASMVIGVGIFNLPRYITTVTNGIDGVISILLMGGIVLFFVWIMGQFIRMYPGKGIYEILLAIIPKPLAFLLIIIYGAFFALLAAYEIRAIAEITKKYLLPNTSSDSLSLLFLLVNVYALFGSRTALIRINSMFLPVVLIVSLLLVVLNIRIMHLDNFYPLLTTDLQGYGSGMISIFFSFTGISIILSYSYLVNEPEKASSAAVKGVFISIIIYTMVFVSCVAVFSNLGTDFLENPTIELGKEIELPGGFFERFESVYFTIWIMTIFNTTSMSIDSSLIVLESLFKKAKKETLIVILSPIIFFVSMVPIGMEGMEAMGTFIGRLSLTLMAVVPVPLYIIAKIRGVKK; translated from the coding sequence GTGAGCAAAGTCAAATACACCGACCGTTCCATCAGTGCTAAGGAATTAATGTACGCAGTTGCTTCCATGGTAATTGGTGTTGGTATCTTTAATTTACCTCGCTATATCACGACTGTAACGAACGGTATTGATGGTGTGATCAGCATTTTATTAATGGGAGGAATCGTGCTTTTTTTCGTATGGATCATGGGTCAGTTCATTCGAATGTATCCTGGAAAAGGCATCTATGAAATTTTGTTAGCCATTATACCAAAGCCGCTCGCCTTCCTTTTAATTATTATTTACGGTGCATTTTTCGCTTTACTTGCAGCCTATGAAATACGAGCAATCGCAGAAATCACAAAAAAATATCTACTGCCAAACACTAGCTCTGATAGTTTAAGCCTGCTCTTTCTGCTTGTTAACGTATATGCGCTTTTTGGTTCTCGTACAGCACTCATTCGTATAAATTCCATGTTCTTACCTGTCGTATTGATCGTGTCATTATTATTAGTCGTTTTAAATATTCGGATCATGCACCTGGATAACTTTTATCCACTGCTCACCACAGACTTGCAAGGGTATGGATCAGGCATGATCAGTATTTTCTTTTCTTTTACCGGCATTTCTATTATCTTAAGCTATTCTTACCTCGTTAATGAACCAGAAAAAGCTTCGTCTGCCGCAGTAAAAGGTGTATTTATCTCAATAATCATCTACACGATGGTCTTTGTTTCATGTGTTGCTGTCTTCTCTAATCTAGGTACTGATTTTTTAGAGAACCCTACGATCGAGCTAGGTAAAGAAATAGAGCTTCCTGGCGGTTTTTTTGAAAGATTCGAATCCGTCTATTTTACGATATGGATCATGACGATCTTTAATACAACATCGATGTCTATCGATTCTTCACTCATCGTCTTAGAATCTCTATTTAAAAAAGCGAAGAAAGAAACGCTCATCGTTATCCTGTCTCCTATCATTTTCTTTGTATCCATGGTTCCGATAGGCATGGAAGGAATGGAAGCAATGGGAACATTTATTGGACGACTCAGCTTAACATTGATGGCTGTTGTTCCAGTACCTCTTTATATTATTGCTAAGATAAGAGGAGTGAAAAAATGA
- a CDS encoding Ger(x)C family spore germination protein, whose translation MKKRCYILSFLLINSLLQGCGAREIEKKAFVIGVGIDQAKSDDDTSQPVMNGTFQVAVPRSLKPELTNEKAYQNFEDKGHDLSEQISRIAQYSNKELYFAHNQIILVSDKVAKQPQRMERLLDFFIRHEDIRRSVRVFITKGDTKRYLNVANNERLPSLYIDTLSANVQNHSRTASIKRLGDLQEDLLAHRSFVLPVLNYKSTEEIKIGGAAIIKGESSRLTHFLNEKDTEAMNILKGEFQKGMLYFQLEDDLYIYKIDNSKSKIKLVSTANGQLTFRITVSVEGEIQEVNKKMDTRTVSADRVKKEVEKQIAKKTGKFIKKLQTQYKTDVLGLGVYMEKHHHKEWLKLKKDWETGDNHFSQVKINTHIHTTISSAGGLR comes from the coding sequence ATGAAAAAACGTTGTTATATCTTATCATTCCTCCTAATTAATAGCTTGTTGCAAGGGTGCGGAGCAAGGGAGATCGAAAAAAAGGCCTTTGTGATCGGTGTGGGAATCGATCAGGCAAAATCAGATGACGATACGAGCCAGCCCGTGATGAATGGTACTTTTCAAGTTGCTGTTCCAAGGTCACTAAAGCCCGAGTTAACGAACGAAAAAGCGTATCAAAACTTTGAAGACAAAGGTCACGATCTATCTGAACAGATTTCAAGAATCGCTCAATACTCTAACAAAGAATTATATTTTGCTCACAATCAAATTATCTTGGTTTCGGATAAGGTAGCCAAACAGCCACAAAGAATGGAGCGTCTGCTTGATTTTTTTATCAGACATGAAGATATTAGACGAAGTGTTCGTGTCTTCATTACAAAGGGAGATACAAAGCGCTATCTAAACGTTGCGAATAACGAAAGACTGCCTTCCCTCTATATCGATACGCTGTCCGCTAATGTACAGAATCATTCACGTACTGCGAGTATTAAGAGGTTAGGAGATCTTCAGGAAGATCTCCTAGCTCATCGTTCATTTGTCCTGCCGGTGTTGAATTATAAAAGTACAGAAGAGATCAAGATTGGCGGTGCCGCCATCATAAAAGGAGAATCAAGCAGATTAACACATTTCCTAAATGAAAAAGATACAGAAGCTATGAACATTTTGAAGGGTGAATTTCAAAAGGGTATGCTTTATTTCCAGTTAGAGGATGATCTATACATCTATAAAATAGATAACTCGAAAAGCAAGATCAAACTCGTTTCAACAGCAAATGGACAACTTACTTTCAGAATAACTGTCAGCGTTGAAGGAGAAATACAAGAAGTCAATAAGAAGATGGATACACGTACTGTTTCAGCAGATCGTGTGAAAAAAGAGGTAGAGAAACAGATTGCTAAGAAAACCGGAAAATTTATTAAGAAATTGCAGACACAATATAAAACCGATGTTCTTGGCCTCGGTGTCTACATGGAAAAGCATCACCATAAAGAATGGCTAAAGCTTAAAAAGGATTGGGAAACTGGTGATAATCACTTTAGCCAAGTGAAAATAAACACACACATCCATACGACGATTAGCTCAGCAGGAGGTCTAAGATAA
- a CDS encoding alpha/beta hydrolase, with translation MKRIIKKAFLVIAVLFVCALIGFFVWTQQTYEPTKELLSSVGDIEREDDWVTFKPSGTNKEVGIVLYPGAKVEPEAYGYLGKSLSEAGYTVGIPKFNLNLAMIEANKAEEWIKQNPSIKKWFIGGHSLGGVSAATFADENPDVITGVILLASYPANGDDFSKKDTPILSIYAEKDGLTTKEKIEKTKRLLSRETVLFEIKGGNHAQFGMYGEQKGDHPADISAQAQQDIIAVEMIKWLEKH, from the coding sequence ATGAAAAGAATAATCAAGAAAGCTTTTCTTGTAATAGCAGTACTATTTGTATGCGCCTTGATTGGATTTTTTGTGTGGACTCAACAGACCTATGAACCTACTAAAGAACTGTTGAGTAGTGTTGGAGACATTGAGCGTGAAGACGATTGGGTGACCTTCAAGCCTAGCGGGACTAATAAGGAGGTAGGCATTGTCCTCTATCCGGGCGCAAAAGTTGAACCAGAAGCTTATGGTTATCTCGGAAAGTCATTATCAGAAGCTGGATACACCGTCGGAATCCCGAAATTCAACCTAAACCTTGCCATGATTGAGGCAAATAAAGCAGAAGAATGGATCAAGCAAAATCCATCTATTAAGAAGTGGTTTATTGGCGGCCACTCCCTTGGAGGAGTAAGCGCTGCTACGTTTGCAGATGAAAACCCAGATGTAATAACAGGGGTTATCCTGCTCGCCTCCTATCCTGCTAATGGTGATGACTTCTCAAAAAAAGACACACCGATTCTATCAATTTATGCTGAAAAAGATGGGCTGACAACTAAGGAAAAGATCGAGAAAACGAAAAGATTGTTGTCGCGTGAAACTGTTTTATTTGAGATCAAAGGTGGAAATCATGCTCAATTTGGCATGTACGGAGAACAAAAAGGCGATCATCCAGCAGACATTTCTGCTCAAGCACAGCAAGATATCATCGCTGTTGAGATGATTAAGTGGTTAGAAAAGCATTAA